TGTGCATAGGGTTgtctatctagaaacaatccATTTTAGTTGCACAGGTACCTCTCCTTAGCCTTTAATGTCAGTCCAAGGATTCACCTGATATTTGCTCTACTGCCATCTGTGCCAGAATCTTATTTCAATTCAGGTTTTGAAGGAGTTTTATTTAGTGCATTGTTATTAAAAagtaaggattttttttcttaaggaAATTGTTGGAATAACGTGGATCTTATTATGATCCAAATTTATGAAGATGGGTTGTCTTTAGCACAGTAGGCTTAATGTagcacctggtgggtgtttcataaagctgcttcTAAAGTTATGCGTGATTGGAACATGTTCTCAGATGGAAAGTGAGCTTCATAGTGATACACATTTACCTCAAggaagggtcaccagtcgtgtgCAAAAAAGTTTGTAACTTACACATAACATAATGGAACACGTACCTGGGTGTTGTCTGATTTTCTTTAAGGGAGATCTATTGTGATGCAGTGATTCACCGTGCTTTAAAGACTCTCATCGTTGTCCACTGTGATTACTCAAGTTTggcttgaattatacaattatttttaatggcAGAATTGGTATTATATCATCACGAGAACTTGGAGCTGATGCTGAGACGGTGGGTGAAACTGGAGAAAGACTTCAAGCTTAAGACTGGCCGCTATGATATCACCAAGGTGCCTGACATCTATGATTGCATCAAGTATGATATGCAGCATAATTTCATCCTTAAAACATTTGGATTCACCCACATGGATGATCTCTACAACTCAGCAGAAATGTTGGCTGATTTTGTGATACCACAGGTAGGGAATTTCTCAGGATATTAGCAAGACTTATATGCATGTGTGTGGATATTTCAGCTAGGAAACCATTACTTGATTTGAGATTGCCAGGCGTTCTACAAGATGTTTGTAATGATAGGCTATTATGTAGGAGAAAGTCATTTTTGGGATGAGCAAAATCCTGTAACGTTGGGAGTCCGATTTGCCTAATGTGCGTGTCTGTCAATTCTGTTAATGAATGTCTTAGTTTCCTCCGTTTCTTATCCTGTACAGGAGTATGGCATAACAACCAGTGAGAAGCTTGAAATTGGGAAGGGTATCTGTACCCCTCTTCTGAAGAAGATCCGCTCGGACCTTCACCGCATCAATAGCAATGAAGAAACTACCTACCGTCTCAATCCTCTCTACTCTAAGGGTGTGATGTCACCTGATAGACAAGTCCGCACCAGACTATACTTCACCAGTGAGAGCCATATTCACTCCCTTCTATCCTGTCTCCGCTATGGTGGACTTTGTGATGTAAGTATGTAGAGGGTTCGTCCCAGTTGCTCAGTCCAGcatatttcttttcatgtaTAAGATTTGATCACATAAATCTATGAACAGATTTATtccatcatttttgtctcgcctgcatagcagagcgagactaggcGCCGCTATTTCGACAGTGGCCGTCGTCAgcatgaaatcttaaccaaggttaagtttttagaCCGGAATTAAAGCCTAACTTTTGTCCTATGCAGGAATCTGACCCTAACTGGCAGAACTCTTGTGAGTACCTTGGTGGGATCCGAGAGCTCAACTACATGACCCAAATAGTGTTGATGCTGTATGAAGATCCTAGCAAGGATCCCTTTTCTGATGATCGGTTCCGGGTGGAGATTCACTTTAGTCCTGGAGCCAAAGACTGTGAGGATGATGAGAACCATCCAGGATGCTGCCCATTTAGATCCGTCCATAACTCGGTGAGTTGTTGAAATGGATGTTCTGGTATGAATACAGTCAACCTTGCCTAAGTCAAAGCAGAGGCTGCGAAACATCAGGCTCGGACAAAGAAAGTGGAGGTGCACATTTTGTCTGCCAAATAATAGGTGCCCCTCCACTTTCATTTTATGAGCCTGACGTTCCGCCACCTCTGAGTCAACATCTTTTGAAGCTCATCTTCTCTTTAGATTCTATTGTTTAACCTTTAGTAAGTCAAAGCTTTTTCTTCAGTGGTGTCTGCTGTTTCACAGCCAACAAGACAGTGGCTTGGAAACAGTCACTCTGTTTGATAAGCCTTaaccaaaaataaagaaagatatttcatataaaagaaGAAGTCCCAACCAATTTTACTTACGAAAGGTTGACTGTACTTTCCTAATGGAGAGTAATTGGAGAAAAGTCAATCACAAGACTTTGATTCATCAGTAATCCTATTTTTTTACTATTGCAatgattatatatttcattgaaataattGTTCAGAGGTTTTACACTGCATTCCAAAACAGATGAAAACCTTGTTAAAGGGAAATCATTAGATTATTCACTATGCCTGTGGAGATTTTAGTATAGTCACTTTAGTATCTAATTTCCTTGGAATGATTGGTTATACCGACATTTAGCAGAGAATTTCTATTTTGTAACATAGTATGGGTGAGGTGGGGTAACATAGCGAGAGACATGCACTCTTCATGGCACGATGCGTTCGAAACCCTGATGAAGTATACAGTGCTTTCTTTTCCAAAAGTGGCTCATTCTGCTGCACGCGACAAGAATATACTTGTCCAAACTTCAAGTTTAGGTGGTCTTTCAGGACAATAGAAGACATGCTGTCCCTCGAAGCCTGTACATTGTGTGAAGTTATTCTAAACTTCTTTGCTATAAATTGTCAAAGTGAGGTCACAATGAAACCAAACAAGAAATCTATATTCTAGGCATATGTCAATTTGCTAGATCTGAGAACTTTATATTGTTATCAACATTTGCAATCATAAAAAAACTGTTCAGAGCCAGTCGTCTTTTGAGATAGATGCAATGATGTCAAACTTCCATACTGAAACATTAACCTTGCAATCTGAAGGTAAACCTACCCAGAGTAGATGACATTCTTTGATTGTATTATTACTAGGGAAACGCTTCACCCTATGAAAACAACTCTGATGAAGATGAACCTTCAAGCTGCATCGATTCATCAGAAGATGATTGCTTTGATCATAAATCAAAGAAAGGTGAAGGAAAGGACAAGGTCACACCTCTTATCAAGGTTGCAGGCAAAGATAAAAAGGTATATTATATGATGAGTCAGTTCTTCTTCATGCCATTGCCATCACAGCCTTTTCTCAACAATATATGGCCATTGTAAAAATAAGTGATGCTGTTAATTGTGTACATtgttcatcaatattttgtataaCAGTTAGTGACCAGTGCTCCTCATTTAAAACAAAGGATTTTCGCAGTGAATGACTTTTACCGAGTTTATGTTTTTAAACTTAAAACTGAAGGCTTTTTGATCATAATAATGTGTGATTTTTAAATGATTCAGTCTTTTGAATTACATTATCTTTTTCCTctcattgttgttattattacagaTTGGTGGAGGGGCTTCTTTAGCGTCAGGAGTTACTGTTTTTGGAAAACCCTTCCTTCGACTCCCCCAAATGATGATCCCCAGTGATGCTAAAGCAGCCGATCAGAGCAAGCCAGTAGGAACCCCACCATCATCCTTTCTCTCTGCTGGTTTTGATGACTTGGTGGGAGGAATTGCTATGACAAGTAATACAGGTAAATTGTGCTTTTTAATCTTACCAGTGGAATGCCACTGCCATAGCAGGTAAAGAAGCTGAGTGGAATTCCTGCGGAGTTGTTTTGGTGCCTTAGCTTTTTGCATTTACTGAATTTCTTGTTTGATCACAAATGGGATGTTTGCAGGAGAGTTGCATGAATGTTGTTATGTTATACAAAGCACCTGAGACACAATGCGATCAAGTGGCTTGCTTGATTTCCTAACTCCCTCTCACTGGTATGTGATTACATATAGagcgcacaggtccacctttcggtgctcatggtGCTTCAAGAAAGTAAATACAATTCTATTTCCCATGTTGTTTCTCTATATTGGGTTTCACATTTGATGATAATTCAAATCCTTCCTATaacgacgggggggggggggggggggggatgccgATGAATGGCCCGATTAGGGTTTCAATGCTGGTCTAGTGCACACAAATTGGATCATAAGTGATTTGCTTTAACATGACACCCTGTGTACAAAAAAATAGTTAattgtaaatgattttcatCATCTCATATTACAGGGCCAAGGccttatttcagaaaaaaaatgttgttatggattttttactgaaatacatgtagtgctATGTGCCATCAGTTGAGATTATATTCATTGCTTTGTTTTTAGATGATGATCATTTGAAAGTAACTATCCCTGATAGACCTAATCTTCCTAATGTAAGAAGCGCCCCTGAGCTCCATGATCCAAATTGGTATTTCAATGATGATATTCTTATGAGACGAGCTTCAACATACTCTGCTGCACATCAAGGTATGTACTTCTATTTTACTttggtatttatttattcatgcatttGTATGCTATACTTTTATCTTATAAAGGATAGTCCTGTTAGTATGCCTCTTAAATACCGCATGTGGTTGCTGGAGGCATTATGCAATCTGTCCATCCTGTTTTCATTCTCGTGACAACTAGAGAACCGTTTGACAGACCAACTTTAAAATTGCTTTAAGTATACATATAGGAGTGATAATGATCTGATTAGATTTTGGGGTCACAAGATCAAAGGACACATATGTCATGTAccagaaaatattttgttttcacctGAGAGTAGTTTGAGGGTTCATACTTCAAATTTGGCTAATAAATGTTAATTGGGTGATGATTAGATTTTGCAATCATGAGATCGAAGATGACAGaaatcattattaatttttagAAGTAAGTACATTCTTGATCTTGCACTTGCCTAAGCATAAATTTCGACTATGTGCAATCAAGAATCCTCATTTTTGGAgtaatgaaatttatattttacagCATGATATGTATCAAGTACTCTGCAAGAAAACAAGACATTTGTATCTTTTCCCAAACTAGAAAATTGATTTGCTGGCAGGTGCAATACTTGCCTTACACAAATGATGTTATGTGAATTTGACATTGAACTTGCAGGTCTAGAGCATCATATACAAGTCACATCGATAAGACCCCTAGAGACTTTGCACAACTCGTTATCTCTCCGTCAAGTTGATGAATTCCTGGCACGAATCACTCGTGATGGTGCTGCCACTCCGGATTGCCATACACCTCGCAGCAGCATGAATCTCAACACCTACACACCGCAGCGTGTCAAACCACTCCATCTGTCCAATCGCGAATCTGACGGCTCCTCCTACTACAGTCGATCGGCCAGTAATAGTAACCCATCATCTAATGTCTCCAGTGCATTGCCATCCCCAACTGAGAATTCTGGAAAGAACTTCGATTTCTCACTCTTCCTTGAGAGCATCAAATCACAGCGTGTGTGTCGTGAATCAGAATCCGGACAGGAAGACTACTTCGCCAGCGATGAAGGACACCATGAAGAAAGCACCAAAGATGACATCCAACTAATGGCAATGCCCACCTTTGATGATGACCTCGTTACACCAATCTCATGCTGCTGTAAGTCACAAACTTACTCTAGCAGTGTGGCCTCCAGCGTCAAAGAGACAACTTCAAAGTGGAAAGGTTCAGAGATACCAATCACTCAGAAGTCTGAAGAGGACGAAGGTTCTTCTGTAGATCCTCAGGAGGAAACGTTGTGCAGTGGAGGTGATGGGAGTGGAGAAGTTGTCACAGAGGAAGAGGTATCAACACCATGTGCTAGTACATCTAGCAATGCTAGTCAGCCTGGTACAACAGCATTTGAGTTCCCTCCAGAGACATCCATAGATCACCAAAGTGATGACTTGCAATAGTGTCTTAAGCCATGTTTTGCTTCCATGAGAATGGGtaattttattatatgtaaataaagGCTTGATCAACCATTCAGCAACAAAGCTCAGCAACATTTGGtgtacaaaattaaataaatccaACTTACGAGGTGCGCAAAATGTGCAAAACGAGATTTATTCGAGTTGCCTGGATCCAGTTAAGTGCCAAATAATCCAAAGTTGCAAAGACATAATCAAGACGTCCCGACGAGTGCCAATTTTAGATTTCATGTGTGTTATTGAGTGTTTACATAAAAGTTGGCCAATTTGTCTTGCACCATCGTAACATTGAAAGTGTTCCTGAGCTTTGTTGTGCCATGCTTGAgccagtgttgtagtgccttgatgctcggccttggccttaaggcgccttaaggcctactttttcaaagccttggccttgaacattcaagccttggccttgagagggccttggccttggccttgaggattttgagccttgaaatttcaaggcattttcaaggcattttcaaggctttttcaaggcattttttttttggtactttcatttgtttttaaataagtaattataaatgttactATGATATTAGTAATTGTTCTGTATATTCAATGGCACTACTTCCAgtcagcagtagtaagtgtactataGCAGTGCCATAAATTgtgattatcaccatcatcaagaaGTATCATCATATTCATGTATGTGACAAAGAAAACAGTAATGATGAAAAAGAGCATTATttactaatgatgataatgatagtaataatcattatgataaaGATTACAGTGATTTGATGACAGGAATAATTCTGACAGATCTGACAGCAAATTtcgacaacaattttcataaagaataataacaagGACTTTCATTGTATTATTTCCTTTGGCCaagaagaatgttttaagtattaatgatattctgaaaagatttggtaaacttgaacacaatcttcaattttgtcatatccaaatgggttatgtcaatggcatgatgaacCAAAAGTTTTGAgaggccaagcatggcatatatatatatagagcaaaatttctgccaaaaaaaagttgaaagcaattgaagtgagcgagcaaaattttttaccCTCTTactataagaaaagctaatttttgtgatagattgtgacaatatgttaagaaaataatatcacatttactcctttaatccatattttattgttcgaaatagacaccaGATATGAAATACtcctaaaatttgttttgctcaattgatcgtgggcccggcagccgctgtgcagcgccagatcgacgaggctctatctcTTTAAttattgaacgccaaacagggtagcagcaactcccatctttaaacgtcttttggtctgacgcggccggggtttgaacccccgacctcgcggttgtgagacggacgctctaccaactgagccaacacaccggttacctttccttttttccttttctaaatttattcttggtggtggaacttctctctcttttttgaggggggagagggggttCTCATATTTGTAAAGAGGTGAGAAAGGggaatataactttattttgttagtattctttattccggtttttgaggtaaaataagtgtagaagatacaagaaatgaaaattgaattttaaaaaggggTTGTGAGCaggaaaaaaacatgaaaacggACACGAGTCCTAAAAGtgactcattttcaggtcagcatttgaaaatttcaacttgtgctctcttgccccccccccccaaaaaaaaaaaaaaaaatccttgtaggaaaaaatgccccttttccAAAATCGGAAATACTCTTTtttccaaataataataataataataataaaacattgcttatatagcgcatataacGACGATAAAatcatgtctctatgcgctttagaaagaagaatagaaagaatggagaagaaagaaaagcctGTTCACAGAGGagcaaatatataatatcaattaataggtacatgtatatcttattttacaaaaaggaATGTCTTCAAAAGGGACTTAAAGGATTCTACAGTATTAGCTTGTTTAACAATATCAGGTAATTTATTCCAAAGTTCAGCAGAGGAcattttgaatgaacgagcGCCGTAGAATTGAGTGTTAATTTTGGGAACTACAAGGAGAGATTTGTTGTTTGACCTTAATTTTCTTTGGGGTACATACAGTTCAATGAGTTCTTTAAGATAGAATGACGATTGACCTTGTAAGCATTGGTATGTTAGGAGTAATATCTTGTATTCAATACGGGATTTTACAGGAAGCCAGTGTAATTCTTGTAGTATGGGTGTTATGTGTTCGCTGCGCCTCGTTCTTGTTATGAGTCTCGCTGCCGAGTTTTGGATCCTTTGAAGTTTATGAATTTGATTATCAGGGAGGCGATACAAAATgctattacaaaaatcaatgcGTGATATTACAAGAGCGTGAACCAATTTCTTTGTGGCTTCTGTTGTTAAAAACTTGCGAATTTTCCCAATGTTATACAAGGCAAATGAACTAGTTTTACATACATTGTTTATTTGAGCTTTCATACTAAGTTTTCTATCCAGTTGTACACCAAGATTTCTTACAGTTTCTACACATTTAACATAGGTATTATCAAGTTTTATTCCTTCTATCTGTCTACTATTTCTAAATTTACTAGTGAGATGAAGCACTGCAGTTTTATTACAATTAAGTTTCAGTCCATTATCAGTTGACCAATTAATTACATCTCGGACACACCTCTCAAGTCTGGCAGTGGCATCTTGCTGCTCACTGTTTTTTAGGACTATGTACATTTGcgtatcatcagcatacatcATGCAGCTTATCTTATGGTGGGTGATGACATCCTGAAGAGGAGCAGCATATAAATTAAAGGCCAAAGGTCCGACAACCGAGCCTTGAGGTACTCCATGACTGGTATAGCAGGTACGTGAATTTGATTCTCCAATCAAAACAgaatgaaatgtgcccttttaaaataaaatacctttttttttaatagtaaattataatacattttaggttcgaaaatcgccaaattttggatcgcgcttgcatcatttattgtttagtacagtattAATCctattcatggttacaaaaatgtttagaattttCAGGTTAGAATTTCACAAATTTTGGGTTCGCGTTCTgcacttgcatcaattattgttaggTACATGTAAGGTACTCAATATGTTcctgtttacaaaaaaatgtttagaatatccaattttcaggttggaatatcacaaatttttgagctcgcgctctgcgctcacattatttgatcggtgagttatgtatcatatttatgagtcactaaacatgctaaatgcagtccttaacagttTACTTTGCGGACctgtcagtatattaaaaatttcagctcgcgcttaattattagttagatgcacatctttttcatgattacaaaaacagcccggaatatttgatttttatgtctcaatgtcaAAAAGTTTTTGCTTatgattcgcgctggcaacatctcgcaaggatgtcCTTTTAAAAGTGATTAGCCCTGTAATTGACCAAACATCAAGTTTTTCAacttcaaaattgaatttttttaaaccaataaatCCAAATATCTGTCTTATCAATGAGAAATCACTAAAAAGGCTTTGGTCAACTTAATTTCCACAAAATACACAACTACTTCACGTAGttgataatctcattttgaaaacatCTGTTTGCACCAAATGccaattttaaaatataagtaCCCTTTTTggttttgacccccccccccaaacaaaatacGTTCTGccgcccctgtcccagggagtggagaaagacatacgttgagaacgggcatgccaggatcagatgaccgtggtaataataattattgcaatgtaaatcacataaaaaaataataaattataataataatttaataataaaataataattatatgtacaaaggtaactatattattattttaaattaatGTCTAAATCtaccatgaaattatttttatttttcatgtacaaatgtcaaaatttttgctcgctcagtTCGCTCGCTCTCAcctattaaaatttgaaatgccttggccttgaggttttcaggccttggccttggccttgggtttccatgccttggcctcagccttgggtattgaagccttggccttgggtattaaagccttggccttggccttggccttggaggtttatgccttgactacaacactggcTTGAGCGAGTCTTAAAACCACCTAACGTtaatcagagctgccaactatTAGGAAAAAGGAGTAATTTTTAAGGATTTTCACACCTAATTACGCCATTACGCTTTTCAGCGCCAATAGCTTTGTACACAGATAATACATTGCACAGTTGCAAACTCATCCGAAGGCAGCAAATACTGCCATTGCATGCATGATTGCGTCGCTTTGTTTACATTGCTGCGCATGTGATGATTGTCTAGGCCATTGCCGGGCAGCGGCGAATGTTCGTACCGTAGATTGCGTGCATTTCCTATGGAAAATTATTGCATGAATCCATATCCATGCACGTGCGCACAAATAGGAAGTTATCTATCCATGTTCCCaatgcaacaaaaaaatcacCGTACCGGGATATGAGGATTGTTACAATAGGCGCTGATCAGTTTttcttttaaagagaaattccagtagttgcagtaaacactgatttcatgagaaagtctgtaaaaccaggcctaattgtcagtatatcatcgaggatctagatctggtacagttacataaactgaactttgtgaaatcttgaaatcttcgctgaaaaatgttcagactgaacttccccaacacagataagcgcacgtgggacagtgtataattattgctttgagcgttgggcccgacgctctacccgaatcctgtacttatttgctgatttctcagcaattacacaatttcttccagaatcctttggcacatgcgttttatttatacaaacagacactttggtggtcatttcattggattctgtacgaactcattttgatatcgttaccaaaactagcatttacctttaacctTTCATGCATCATGGATTAGAATTTGTGTCACTTCTTTGGATTGTTCAAATGGATTATTTGATGTGATATACTGCAAAAGGATCAACTATTAGCGATTTAACTGTTCAAGGATCTCGTGCCTGCTTATCCAGTTCAGCGAACTCTCCAAACTTGCTACGCCGCTGTAACAGGCGGCATTTGAACATTGTCTCTGTTGGTCTACCAGTGGGAATGTTGTGTATTGTTACTTAAAAATTCTGCATCAGATATGATTTGATTGAACTGATTTTCGACATGGCCTCGGGTTCAAAGATGAAACAGATTTTCAGGCATCCATGTGATTAATGTCAGTCATGTTGAAGAATAGATAGACTTTTTGAGGTAAGAAATGATTTGAATACCTTGGCTTTTTTATGTAGAGGCCCACCCTTGCCTTAGACCTACACATTTAGTAGTTCTAAAAACttcttttgaaattaaatatctGTTCATTTACCTCCCTTTGTGCACCATttgtaaattacatgtatttgcaaataTGCCCCATTGTGTATCTGATCTATACCACTTCAAAGAAATTCATAATACTGCACGGCGtgtaaaaaattaccattttatCTCAAAGAAGTTCATGATAGTGCACAGCGGATATGAAATTACTCTTTTTATCCCATAATTATGACTTTTTAGCTTCTGGATTACTCCTTTTTACTTTccaaggttggcagctctggtcAATTAAGATACTGTTAAGAGTGCAACTAATGCAAACTTCTTTTACAGTACACAAGCCTGGTATTCATATTATTTAAAGATCCTCTACCTCCCTATTTATCTTgtataatttcacattttgtttttcacCACCTATCTGGCTTAGTTatcttgttttttaatgtaaCGCGATTGTGAAAgtattcattttcaatacaaaCTGAGATTCGAGCAAGTTGTGTCGTTCAGATAGAGAAGGGCAATGCCATAGAGTATATACATCAAACTTGTATGGGTAGTATTCTTGAGAAGCCATGGTTTAGTTAACCTTCTCTTATCTTGGAGCAAAAAGTTATAAACCCCTGCATTCTACAATTTCTGGGTTAATTATCAGAATACCACACTACATGTGGGACCttcccggtgggtgtttcataaagctgtctttaaaggagaatgaaactcttggagcaagttaacttttgtgaaagcagaaaaatcaaagaataagatcaacaaaagtttgagtaaaataggactagcaatagaagagtaatgagcatttgaatgtcgagatcactaatgctatggagatccttccattggcaatgcgaccaagatctatgatgtcacagataaacaactctccccttttggacactgaaaataaaccccaaaacatctctttttgctcattctaatcatatgacaaacgattcatcaatgatataatattgtgagacctctgtacttgtcctctcataaagagaacacctcaccttgtgatagaccctataaaagtgagaatataaatgaaataagtactaaagtaatgagggagttgtacgtgtgtgacatcacagatcttggtcgcattgccaatgggaggatctacatggcattagtgatctcaatattcaaatgctcatgactttcttattattcattcaatcttcctcaaactttcaacaatatgtttctttgatttttctctttgatatggattcaactggtttcaagggtttcattctcctttaagttacaAGCATCTTTACGAATGACTGGTAACCCTTCTtaggaacaaaaaaaaacgccAATAGAAATCCAGCGTGTATTACTTCATTC
This genomic interval from Lytechinus pictus isolate F3 Inbred chromosome 3, Lp3.0, whole genome shotgun sequence contains the following:
- the LOC135153546 gene encoding inositol hexakisphosphate and diphosphoinositol-pentakisphosphate kinase 2-like — translated: MTAAAFTKGMLALEGELTPILVQMVKSANTSGLLDHEKESVTIQGRVKERLCESFSKDRSFGPRDLNELAPTGSKSLLDSLSYIKNPVRMCEKVHRVIKNHTKMIKDTMENPENKELVLYHHENLELMLRRWVKLEKDFKLKTGRYDITKVPDIYDCIKYDMQHNFILKTFGFTHMDDLYNSAEMLADFVIPQEYGITTSEKLEIGKGICTPLLKKIRSDLHRINSNEETTYRLNPLYSKGVMSPDRQVRTRLYFTSESHIHSLLSCLRYGGLCDESDPNWQNSCEYLGGIRELNYMTQIVLMLYEDPSKDPFSDDRFRVEIHFSPGAKDCEDDENHPGCCPFRSVHNSGNASPYENNSDEDEPSSCIDSSEDDCFDHKSKKGEGKDKVTPLIKVAGKDKKIGGGASLASGVTVFGKPFLRLPQMMIPSDAKAADQSKPVGTPPSSFLSAGFDDLVGGIAMTSNTDDDHLKVTIPDRPNLPNVRSAPELHDPNWYFNDDILMRRASTYSAAHQGLEHHIQVTSIRPLETLHNSLSLRQVDEFLARITRDGAATPDCHTPRSSMNLNTYTPQRVKPLHLSNRESDGSSYYSRSASNSNPSSNVSSALPSPTENSGKNFDFSLFLESIKSQRVCRESESGQEDYFASDEGHHEESTKDDIQLMAMPTFDDDLVTPISCCCKSQTYSSSVASSVKETTSKWKGSEIPITQKSEEDEGSSVDPQEETLCSGGDGSGEVVTEEEVSTPCASTSSNASQPGTTAFEFPPETSIDHQSDDLQ